One stretch of Glycine soja cultivar W05 chromosome 7, ASM419377v2, whole genome shotgun sequence DNA includes these proteins:
- the LOC114419444 gene encoding squalene monooxygenase-like isoform X2 codes for MDYQYILGGIMACSFAFLYVVYSFGAKVTDSSSIHVKSNECAKISSENGICSHEDAGSADIIIVGAGVAGSALACTLGKDGRRVHVIERDLSEPDRIVGELLQPGGYLKLIELGLEDCVDEIDAQQVFGYALYKDGKNTKLSYPLENFGSDISGRSFHNGRFIQRMREKASSLPNVKLEQGTVASLLEEKGTITGVHYKTKSGEEFTAKAPLTIVCDGCFSNLRRSLCNPKVEVPSHFVGLVLENCNLPYANHGHVILGDPSPILFYPISSTEIRCLVDVPGQKLPSLGSGEMARYLKTVVAPQVPPELYDSFIAAVDKGNIRTMPNRSMPASPYPTPGALLMGDAFNMRHPLTGGGMTVALSDIVVLRDLLKPLHDLHDASALCRYLESFYTLRKPVASTINTLAGALYKVFCASPDPARKEMRQACFDYLSLGGVFSDGPIALLSGLNPRPLSLVLHFFAVAIYGVGRLLIPFPSPKRMWIGARLISGASGIIFPIIKAEGVRQMFFPATVPAYYRTPPVHPLNTHEGNTWN; via the exons ATGGATTATCAGTACATTCTAGGAGGGATTATGGCTTGTAGTTTTGCTTTTTTGTATGTTGTGTACAGTTTTGGAGCAAAGGTCACAGATTCAAGTTCAATACATGTAAAGAGTAATGAATGTGCAAAGATATCATCAGAGAATGGAATATGCTCACATGAGGATGCAGGAAGTGCTGACATCATTATTGTGGGTGCTGGGGTTGCTGGTTCAGCTCTTGCTTGCACTCTTGGAAAG GATGGACGGCGAGTGCATGTAATTGAAAGGGATTTAAGTGAACCTGACAGGATCGTGGGTGAATTGCTACAACCTGGGGGCTATCTTAAGTTAATTGAGTTGGGTCTTGAGG ATTGTGTGGATGAAATTGATGCTCAGCAAGTCTTTGGCTATGCTCTGTATAAGGATGGCAAAAATACCAAACTCTCTTATCCCTTGGAAAATTTTGGCTCTGATATTTCTGGGAGAAGCTTTCATAATGGCCGTTTCATACAGAGAATGCGAGAAAAGGCTTCATCTCTTCCAAA TGTAAAATTAGAACAAGGAACTGTCGCATCTCTACTTGAGGAAAAAGGAACCATCACTGGGGTGCACTACAAAACCAAAAGTGGTGAAGAGTTCACAGCAAAGGCTCCCCTCACCATAGTATGTGATGGTTGTTTTTCCAACTTGAGACGTTCTCTTTGCAATCCTAAG GTTGAAGTACCCTCTCATTTTGTTGGTCTGGTCTTGGAGAATTGTAATCTTCCATATGCAAATCATGGACACGTCATCTTAGGTGATCCTTCCCCCATTTTGTTTTATCCCATCAGTAGCACTGAGATTCGCTGTTTGGTTGATGTGCCTGGCCAAAAATTACCTTCCCTTGGTAGTGGTGAAATGGCCCGTTATTTGAAAACTGTGGTAGCTCCTCAG GTTCCTCCAGAGCTGTATGATTCATTTATTGCAGCTGTTGACAAAGGAAACATAAGAACCATGCCAAATAGAAGCATGCCTGCCTCACCTTATCCCACACCAGGTGCCCTTCTAATGGGAGATGCCTTCAATATGCGTCACCCTTTAACCGGAGGAGGAATGACTGTGGCTTTATCTGACATTGTTGTGCTAAGGGACTTACTTAAACCCCTTCATGATCTCCATGATGCTTCTGCTCTTTGCAGATACCTTGAATCATTCTACACCCTACGCAAG CCTGTAGCATCTACAATAAACACACTAGCCGGGGCATTGTACAAAGTTTTTTGTGCATCTCCTGATCCAGCTAGAAAGGAAATGCGCCAAGCATGTTTCGATTACTTGAGCCTTGGAGGTGTTTTCTCAGATGGACCAATAGCTCTACTCTCTGGTCTAAATCCTCGTCCATTGAGTTTGGTTCTCCATTTCTTCGCCGTCGCTATATATGGTGTTGGCCGCTTGCTCATACCATTTCCTTCTCCAAAACGGATGTGGATTGGAGCTAGATTGATTTCA GGTGCATCAGGCATCATTTTCCCCATTATTAAGGCTGAAGGGGTGAGACAAATGTTCTTCCCAGCAACTGTGCCAGCATATTACAGAACCCCTCCTGTCCATCCATTGAACACACATGAAGGAAATACATGGAATTAA
- the LOC114419444 gene encoding squalene monooxygenase-like isoform X1 codes for MDYQYILGGIMACSFAFLYVVYSFGAKVTDSSSIHVKSNECAKISSENGICSHEDAGSADIIIVGAGVAGSALACTLGKVEVEGFYFLHMFEFDGRRVHVIERDLSEPDRIVGELLQPGGYLKLIELGLEDCVDEIDAQQVFGYALYKDGKNTKLSYPLENFGSDISGRSFHNGRFIQRMREKASSLPNVKLEQGTVASLLEEKGTITGVHYKTKSGEEFTAKAPLTIVCDGCFSNLRRSLCNPKVEVPSHFVGLVLENCNLPYANHGHVILGDPSPILFYPISSTEIRCLVDVPGQKLPSLGSGEMARYLKTVVAPQVPPELYDSFIAAVDKGNIRTMPNRSMPASPYPTPGALLMGDAFNMRHPLTGGGMTVALSDIVVLRDLLKPLHDLHDASALCRYLESFYTLRKPVASTINTLAGALYKVFCASPDPARKEMRQACFDYLSLGGVFSDGPIALLSGLNPRPLSLVLHFFAVAIYGVGRLLIPFPSPKRMWIGARLISGASGIIFPIIKAEGVRQMFFPATVPAYYRTPPVHPLNTHEGNTWN; via the exons ATGGATTATCAGTACATTCTAGGAGGGATTATGGCTTGTAGTTTTGCTTTTTTGTATGTTGTGTACAGTTTTGGAGCAAAGGTCACAGATTCAAGTTCAATACATGTAAAGAGTAATGAATGTGCAAAGATATCATCAGAGAATGGAATATGCTCACATGAGGATGCAGGAAGTGCTGACATCATTATTGTGGGTGCTGGGGTTGCTGGTTCAGCTCTTGCTTGCACTCTTGGAAAGGTAGAAGTAGAAGGCTTCTATTTCCTGCACATGTTTGAGTTT GATGGACGGCGAGTGCATGTAATTGAAAGGGATTTAAGTGAACCTGACAGGATCGTGGGTGAATTGCTACAACCTGGGGGCTATCTTAAGTTAATTGAGTTGGGTCTTGAGG ATTGTGTGGATGAAATTGATGCTCAGCAAGTCTTTGGCTATGCTCTGTATAAGGATGGCAAAAATACCAAACTCTCTTATCCCTTGGAAAATTTTGGCTCTGATATTTCTGGGAGAAGCTTTCATAATGGCCGTTTCATACAGAGAATGCGAGAAAAGGCTTCATCTCTTCCAAA TGTAAAATTAGAACAAGGAACTGTCGCATCTCTACTTGAGGAAAAAGGAACCATCACTGGGGTGCACTACAAAACCAAAAGTGGTGAAGAGTTCACAGCAAAGGCTCCCCTCACCATAGTATGTGATGGTTGTTTTTCCAACTTGAGACGTTCTCTTTGCAATCCTAAG GTTGAAGTACCCTCTCATTTTGTTGGTCTGGTCTTGGAGAATTGTAATCTTCCATATGCAAATCATGGACACGTCATCTTAGGTGATCCTTCCCCCATTTTGTTTTATCCCATCAGTAGCACTGAGATTCGCTGTTTGGTTGATGTGCCTGGCCAAAAATTACCTTCCCTTGGTAGTGGTGAAATGGCCCGTTATTTGAAAACTGTGGTAGCTCCTCAG GTTCCTCCAGAGCTGTATGATTCATTTATTGCAGCTGTTGACAAAGGAAACATAAGAACCATGCCAAATAGAAGCATGCCTGCCTCACCTTATCCCACACCAGGTGCCCTTCTAATGGGAGATGCCTTCAATATGCGTCACCCTTTAACCGGAGGAGGAATGACTGTGGCTTTATCTGACATTGTTGTGCTAAGGGACTTACTTAAACCCCTTCATGATCTCCATGATGCTTCTGCTCTTTGCAGATACCTTGAATCATTCTACACCCTACGCAAG CCTGTAGCATCTACAATAAACACACTAGCCGGGGCATTGTACAAAGTTTTTTGTGCATCTCCTGATCCAGCTAGAAAGGAAATGCGCCAAGCATGTTTCGATTACTTGAGCCTTGGAGGTGTTTTCTCAGATGGACCAATAGCTCTACTCTCTGGTCTAAATCCTCGTCCATTGAGTTTGGTTCTCCATTTCTTCGCCGTCGCTATATATGGTGTTGGCCGCTTGCTCATACCATTTCCTTCTCCAAAACGGATGTGGATTGGAGCTAGATTGATTTCA GGTGCATCAGGCATCATTTTCCCCATTATTAAGGCTGAAGGGGTGAGACAAATGTTCTTCCCAGCAACTGTGCCAGCATATTACAGAACCCCTCCTGTCCATCCATTGAACACACATGAAGGAAATACATGGAATTAA
- the LOC114419445 gene encoding uncharacterized protein LOC114419445, producing the protein MEDYNFSVGQEFPDVKAFRNAIKEAAIAQHFELRTIKSDLIRYFAKCASDGCPWRIRAVKLPNAPTFTIRSIDGTHTCGRNANNGHHQASVDWIVSFIEERLRDNINYKPKDILHDIHKQYGITIPYKQAWRAKERGLAAIYGSSEEGYYLLPSYCEQIKKTNPGSVAEVFTTGADNRFQRLFVSFYASITGFVNGCLPIVGLGGIQLKSKYLSTLLSATSFDADGGLFPLAFGVVDVENDDSWTWFLSELHKVLEVNTECMPEFIFLSDGLNSITDAVRRKFPSSSHAFCMRHLTESIGKEFKNSRLVHLLWKASYSTTTIAFKEKMGEIEEVSPEAAKWLQQFHPSQWALVHFKGTRFGHLSSNIEEFNKWILDARELPIIQVIERIHSKLKTEFDDRRLKSSSWCSVLAPSAEKLMTEAINRASTHQVLRSNEVEFEVLSADRSDIVNIGSHSCSCRDWQLNGIPCSHAAAALISCRKDVYAFSQKCFTAASFRDTYAETIHPIPGKLEWSKTGNSSMDDNILVVRPPKLRRPPGRPEKRMCVDDLNREKHTVHCSRCNQTGHYKRTCKAEMINSIEQF; encoded by the coding sequence ATGGAAGACTACAATTTTTCTGTTGGTCAAGAGTTCCCTGATGTGAAAGCATTCCGGAATGCTATTAAAGAAGCTGCCATTGCACAGCATTTTGAGCTTCGTACTATTAAAAGTGACCTGATTCGCTACTTTGCTAAGTGTGCCTCAGATGGGTGTCCATGGCGGATTCGTGCAGTCAAGCTCCCTAATGCCCCAACATTTACTATTAGAAGTATTGATGGGACTCATACTTGTGGGAGAAATGCAAACAATGGGCACCATCAGGCTTCTGTTGATTGGATTGTGAGTTTCATAGAAGAAAGGTTGCGAGATAACATCAATTATAAACCAAAAGATATTTTACATGACATCCATAAACAATATGGTATAACCATACCATACAAGCAAGCTTGGCGTGCAAAGGAGAGGGGTCTTGCAGCTATATATGGCTCTTCTGAAGAAGGATATTACCTACTTCCTTCATACTGTgaacaaattaagaaaacaaatcCTGGAAGTGTTGCTGAGGTATTTACCACTGGTGCAGATAACCGTTTTCAGAgactttttgtttccttttatgCATCAATTACTGGTTTTGTTAATGGTTGTTTGCCAATTGTTGGACTTGGTGGAATCCAGCTGAAAAGCAAATACCTTAGCACATTGCTTTCAGCAACTTCTTTTGATGCTGATGGAGGGTTGTTTCCACTTGCTTTTGGTGTTGTTGATGTAGAAAATGATGACAGCTGGACATGGTTCCTGTCTGAGTTGCATAAGGTACTTGAGGTGAATACTGAATGCATGCCAGAGTTTATATTTTTGTCAGATGGGCTAAACAGTATTACAGATGCAGTAAGAAGGAAGTTCCCTAGTTCTTCTCATGCATTCTGCATGCGTCACTTGACCGAAAGCATTGGCAAAGAGTTCAAGAACTCTAGGCTTGTCCATCTTCTGTGGAAGGCTTCATATTccaccacaaccattgcatttaaagaaaaaatgggTGAAATAGAGGAGGTTTCTCCTGAAGCTGCTAAATGGTTACAACAATTCCATCCTTCTCAATGGGCCCTTGTACATTTTAAAGGGACACGATTTGGCCATCTATCCTCTAACATCGAGGAGTTTAATAAATGGATTCTTGATGCCAGGGAATTACCAATTATTCAGGTGATTGAACGGATTCATAGCAAGCTTAAAACTGAGTTTGATGACAGGCGTTTAAAAAGCAGCTCATGGTGCTCTGTACTTGCCCCATCTGCTGAGAAGCTTATGACTGAAGCCATTAACCGTGCATCTACACATCAAGTCCTTAGATCAAATGAAGTAGAGTTTGAGGTTCTTTCAGCCGATCGATCAGATATTGTAAATATTGGCAGCCATAGCTGTTCCTGCCGTGATTGGCAGCTTAATGGTATTCCATGTTCCCATGCTGCTGCTGCTCTTATCTCTTGTCGAAAGGATGTCTATGCATTTTCCCAGAAGTGTTTTACTGCTGCAAGTTTCAGGGATACCTATGCAGAGACTATACACCCCATCCCCGGAAAACTTGAATGGAGTAAAACAGGCAACTCTTCTATGGATGATAATATCCTTGTTGTAAGGCCACCAAAATTACGGCGACCACCAGGACGCCCTGAGAAACGGATGTGTGTGGATGACCTTAATCGCGAGAAACATACAGTGCATTGTAGTCGGTGTAATCAAACTGGACATTACAAGAGAACTTGTAAAGCAGAGATGATTAATAGTATAGAGCAGTTTTAG
- the LOC114419446 gene encoding LL-diaminopimelate aminotransferase, chloroplastic-like codes for MSITHSLTTSLSSSSSAFLAPSSFNSRGQVSLPVKSVSICKCVATPEAETAYKTGVTRNPNMGKLQAGYLFPEIARRRSAHLLKYPDAKVISLGIGDTTEPIPEVITDAMSKRSHALSTIEGYSGYGAEQGEKPLRRALASTFYSDLGIEEDDIFVSDGAKCDISRLQIVFGSNVKMAVQDPSYPAYVDSSVIMGQTGLYQKDVEKFANIEYMRCNPENGFFPDLSSISRPDIIFFCSPNNPTGAAATREQLTQLVQFAKDNGSIVIHDSAYAMYISGDNPRSIFEIPGAKEVAIETSSFSKYAGFTGVRLGWTVVPKQLLFSDGFPVAKDFNRIVCTCFNGASNISQAGGLACLSPDGLKAMRDVIGFYKENTDIIMETFDSLGFKVYGGKDAPYVWVHFPGRSSWDVFAEILEKTHVVTTPGSGFGPGGEGFIRVSAFGHRENVLEACRRFKQLYK; via the exons ATGTCTATAACGCACAGCCTCACCACTtcactctcttcttcttcctctgcttTCTTAGCTCCCTCTTCCTTCAATTCCAG AGGACAGGTTTCGTTGCCTGTGAAGAGCGTGAGCATTTGCAAATGCGTTGCCACACCCGAAGCTGAGACCG CCTACAAGACAGGGGTCACTCGCAATCCAAATATGGGGAAACTTCAAGCTGGCTATCTCTTTCCTGAG attgctAGAAGAAGGTCTGCACACTTGCTGAAGTACCCTGATGCTAAAGTAATAAGCCTTGGAATTGGTGATACAACTGAACCTATTCCTGAAGTCATAACTGATGCAATGTCAAAG AGATCACATGCATTGTCAACTATAGAAGGATACAGTGGGTATGGAGCTGAACAAGGTGAAAAG CCATTAAGAAGGGCACTTGCTTCAACATTTTACAGCGATCTTGGCATAGAAGAGGATGATATATTTGTCTCAGATGGAGCAAAGTGTGATATATCTCGTCTCCAG ATTGTCTTTGGGTCAAATGTAAAAATGGCTGTGCAAGACCCTTCATACCCG GCATATGTAGATTCAAGTGTAATTATGGGCCAGACTGGCCTCTACCAGAAGGATGTTGAGAAGTTTGCAAACATTGAATACATGAGGTGTAATCCGGAAAATGGTTTCTTCCCTGatttatcttcaatttctcGACcagacataatttttttctgttCTCCGAACAATCCTACTGGTGCTGCGGCAACAAGGGAACAACTGACCCAACTCGTTCAGTTTGCTAAGGACAATGGTTCTATAGTAATCCATGATTCAGCTTATGCAATGTATATTTCTGGTGACAACCCTCGCTCTATTTTTGAAATTCCTGGAGCCAAAGAG GTTGCCATCGAGACTTCATCATTTAGCAAGTATGCTGGGTTCACTGGAGTCCGATTGGGTTGGACTGTGGTTCCAAAGCAGTTGCTGTTTTCTGATGGATTTCCTGTTGCCAAGGACTTCAACCGTATTGTATGCACTTGTTTCAATGGTGCATCAAATATTTCCCAGGCAGGTGGTCTGGCTTGCCTTTCACCAGACGGTCTTAAG GCTATGCGAGATGTTATTGGATTCTACAAAGAAAATACCGACATTATAATGGAGACATTTGATTCTCTTGGGTTTAAAGTCTATGGAGGGAAAGATGCACCATATGTATGGGTCCATTTTCCCGGCCGAAGCTCATGGGATGTATTCGCTGAGATTCTCGAGAAGACTCATGTGGTTACAACTCCTGGCAGCGGTTTTGGACCTGGTGGTGAAGGTTTCATCAGGGTTAGTGCCTTTGGTCACAGGGAAAATGTCTTGGAGGCATGCAGAAGGTTCAAGCAGCTATACAAGTGA